A genomic window from Methylorubrum extorquens includes:
- the ruvC gene encoding crossover junction endodeoxyribonuclease RuvC, with amino-acid sequence MTTDVRILGIDPGLRRTGWGLITARGSKLSYLACGVVTSDGDLPLALRLRELHEGLTRIVTTHAPDEVSVEETFVNKDAQATLKLGHARAVALLVPALAGLPVAEYAANLVKKTVAGNGHAEKVQIQAMVKFLLPKAEFKVADAADALAIAITHASHRGAIALDRRHAVAAGGGPGAARIAAALARLDR; translated from the coding sequence ATGACCACGGACGTCCGCATCCTCGGCATCGATCCCGGCCTGCGCCGCACCGGCTGGGGCCTGATCACGGCGCGGGGCAGCAAGCTGTCCTACCTCGCCTGCGGCGTCGTCACGTCCGACGGTGACCTGCCGCTGGCCCTGCGCCTGCGCGAGCTGCACGAGGGCCTGACCCGCATCGTCACGACCCACGCGCCCGACGAGGTCTCGGTGGAGGAGACCTTCGTCAACAAGGACGCGCAGGCCACGCTCAAGCTCGGCCATGCCCGCGCCGTGGCGCTGCTGGTGCCCGCGCTCGCCGGCCTGCCGGTGGCGGAATATGCCGCCAACCTCGTGAAGAAAACCGTGGCCGGGAACGGCCATGCGGAGAAGGTTCAGATCCAGGCGATGGTGAAGTTCCTGCTGCCGAAGGCCGAGTTCAAGGTCGCCGACGCGGCCGACGCGCTCGCCATCGCCATCACCCATGCCAGCCACCGCGGCGCCATCGCCCTCGACCGCCGCCACGCCGTGGCCGCGGGCGGGGGACCGGGCGCGGCCCGGATCGCCGCGGCGCTGGCGCGGCTCGACCGCTGA